One genomic window of Arachis stenosperma cultivar V10309 chromosome 10, arast.V10309.gnm1.PFL2, whole genome shotgun sequence includes the following:
- the LOC130957532 gene encoding protein MAIN-LIKE 2-like yields MRLDERYVLYLQMARLYHLARLNDRWFQLDEPLVSAFVERWRPETHIFHMPFGECTITLQDVAYQLGLPVDKRYVSGVVLGVARCDTSCEPSSEVRCELHLVPLDFGECPAGADKETVRRFARAYIMILLGT; encoded by the exons ATGCGACTCGATGAGCGTTACGTTCTGTACTTGCAGATGGCTAGATTATACCATCTTGCGAGACTGAATGATAGAtggttccaattagatgagcctCTCGTGAGTGCCTTCGTCGAGCGGTGGCGTCCGGAGACGCACATATTCCACATGCCATTCGGAGAGTGCACGATCACACTTCAGGACGTTGCCTACCAGTTGGGGTTGCCAGTGGACAAACGTTATGTCAGTG GTGTGGTTCTAGGAGTTGCTCGGTGTGATACCTCCTGCGAACCAAGTTCAGAAGTTCGCTGTGAACTGCACCTGGTTCCATTAGACTTTGGAGAGTGCCCCGCGGGTGCCGATAAGGAGACAGTGAGGCGCTTTGCTCGTGCCTATATCATGATATTGTTGGGCACCTAG